The following coding sequences lie in one Treponema sp. OMZ 790 genomic window:
- the thyX gene encoding FAD-dependent thymidylate synthase, with the protein MAHCIAPQAEKILDKEFKVLDKGFIRLVDYMGTDARIVQAARVSYGEGTKTVREDAALIDYLLRNKHTSPFEQVVFTFHVKLPIFVARQWIRHRTARLNEISGRYSILKAEFYVPAGNDIALQSSDNKQGRMNEAVPQDLQNEVINSLQKQQEEIYAGYCKLLDKNIARELARINLPLSTYTEWYWQIDLHNLFHFLRLRMDAHAQKEIRDYAEVMFEICKTVAPLACAAFERHEKNGVNFSAEELEAIRNLIGGKDSGLQGKDLDRFNEKLKTGRQI; encoded by the coding sequence ATGGCACATTGTATAGCTCCGCAAGCGGAAAAAATTTTGGATAAAGAGTTTAAGGTTCTTGATAAAGGTTTTATCAGATTGGTAGATTATATGGGTACCGATGCCCGTATAGTGCAGGCAGCCCGTGTTTCTTATGGAGAAGGCACTAAAACCGTACGGGAAGATGCCGCTTTAATAGACTATCTTTTGAGGAATAAGCACACCTCTCCATTTGAACAGGTGGTTTTTACCTTTCATGTAAAGCTGCCCATTTTTGTAGCCCGCCAGTGGATTAGGCACAGAACAGCCCGTCTGAACGAAATTTCCGGACGGTATTCTATCTTAAAAGCAGAGTTTTATGTACCGGCCGGAAACGATATCGCCTTACAAAGCTCTGACAACAAACAAGGCAGAATGAATGAGGCTGTTCCTCAAGACCTTCAAAATGAAGTTATAAATTCCCTACAAAAGCAACAAGAAGAAATTTATGCAGGCTACTGTAAATTGCTCGATAAAAATATTGCAAGAGAACTTGCCAGAATCAATCTCCCTCTTTCTACCTATACCGAATGGTATTGGCAAATAGATTTGCATAACCTTTTCCATTTTTTAAGACTGCGTATGGATGCTCATGCACAAAAAGAAATCAGAGACTATGCCGAAGTTATGTTTGAAATTTGTAAAACCGTAGCGCCTCTTGCCTGCGCTGCTTTTGAACGGCATGAAAAAAACGGAGTAAATTTTTCGGCAGAAGAACTTGAAGCTATCCGTAATTTAATTGGCGGAAAAGACAGCGGCTTACAAGGAAAAGATCTTGACCGCTTTAATGAAAAACTTAAGACAGGGAGACAAATATAA
- a CDS encoding ABC transporter permease — protein MFLIKSAWDNIKFHKKRSILSILLIAIASAAILLYRGFVEYSEQGMAIGFIQESGHIQAAVKDFWDKKNTADLILTSKDLNKLKNVFDKMPEIENFDSVLNFQGIIGTENSSSIFWGSGYDEPHSLGATEGVPVFEGDNTLVLGKGLFKSLGLNLENNNYVNIMSSMGEEGIAAGSFEVSGNIDTGVPQNDAGFLIASRKDILEFFGMPDTASYIRLYLKNDKDVEKVESKLNSIFKENNLNFEVRNWKTLNPSWQQISNLFNVQFTVISGILCVLIFVALTQSLSASFMERIGEFGTMEAIGLKKSLLILVLILEVCILSLAGTIGGILLSQAGNIITQTFDIKMNPPGSTSYYLLNFFITAEAVIKTQIFIFFTALISVIYPIYTIKKHSSIKLINYNIS, from the coding sequence ATGTTTTTAATAAAAAGTGCTTGGGATAATATTAAGTTTCACAAAAAAAGAAGCATCCTTTCCATATTATTAATTGCAATTGCTTCTGCTGCAATCTTATTATACAGAGGATTTGTAGAATATTCAGAGCAAGGAATGGCTATAGGCTTTATACAAGAATCGGGGCATATTCAAGCTGCGGTTAAAGATTTTTGGGATAAAAAAAATACGGCAGATTTAATACTTACATCTAAAGATTTGAATAAACTTAAAAATGTTTTTGATAAAATGCCCGAAATAGAAAATTTCGATTCTGTTCTAAATTTTCAAGGGATAATAGGCACGGAAAATTCTTCTTCAATATTTTGGGGTTCAGGATATGATGAGCCGCACTCTTTAGGAGCAACCGAAGGGGTTCCTGTTTTTGAAGGAGACAATACCCTTGTTCTTGGAAAAGGTTTATTTAAATCTCTCGGTTTGAATTTGGAAAATAATAATTATGTAAATATAATGTCGTCTATGGGAGAAGAAGGGATTGCAGCAGGTTCTTTCGAAGTTTCAGGAAATATAGATACAGGAGTTCCTCAAAATGATGCAGGTTTTTTAATTGCTTCCCGAAAAGATATTCTCGAATTTTTCGGTATGCCCGATACGGCTTCATATATAAGATTGTACTTAAAAAATGATAAGGATGTTGAAAAAGTTGAAAGCAAATTAAATTCTATTTTTAAAGAGAATAATTTAAATTTTGAAGTTAGAAACTGGAAAACGCTTAATCCTTCATGGCAGCAGATAAGTAATTTGTTTAATGTACAGTTTACCGTAATAAGCGGAATCTTGTGTGTGTTAATTTTTGTGGCTCTGACACAAAGTCTTTCGGCAAGTTTTATGGAAAGGATAGGCGAATTCGGCACAATGGAAGCCATCGGCTTAAAAAAATCTTTGCTTATTTTGGTTTTAATTTTAGAAGTATGTATTTTATCTCTTGCAGGGACTATCGGAGGCATTTTGTTATCGCAAGCAGGAAATATTATTACTCAAACCTTTGATATAAAAATGAATCCTCCGGGCTCAACTTCTTATTACTTATTAAATTTTTTTATTACAGCTGAAGCAGTAATCAAAACTCAAATCTTTATATTCTTTACGGCTCTAATTTCGGTTATATATCCGATTTATACTATTAAAAAACATAGCAGTATAAAACTTATAAACTATAATATAAGTTAG
- a CDS encoding ABC transporter ATP-binding protein translates to MINAELKVKNLYKTYSINTKKIEVTKNISFSAEQGSMIWIYGNSGAGKSTFLNLITGIDYPDSGEIEWGDKNINKMNNGGRAKFRLENCGLIFQFFELIKSQTIFDNASIPLKIQKKSKKEIKERLMPLFECFDLKDLIYKKPNELSGGEKQRVSIVRALSCNPKYILADEITSSLDSDRSNQVYEYLRKYLKEKSGVGIFVSHDPIIKNYADKIYKMVSGSLNEASGE, encoded by the coding sequence ATGATAAACGCTGAACTTAAAGTTAAAAACTTATATAAAACTTACAGTATTAACACAAAAAAAATTGAAGTTACAAAAAATATTTCGTTTAGTGCCGAACAAGGAAGTATGATTTGGATTTACGGTAATTCCGGGGCAGGGAAGTCCACATTTTTAAATCTAATTACAGGAATAGATTATCCCGATTCGGGAGAAATAGAATGGGGCGATAAGAATATAAATAAAATGAATAACGGCGGAAGAGCTAAGTTCAGGCTTGAAAACTGCGGACTTATTTTTCAATTTTTTGAATTGATAAAATCTCAAACCATTTTTGATAATGCTTCCATACCTTTAAAAATTCAAAAAAAATCAAAAAAAGAAATAAAAGAAAGACTCATGCCTTTGTTTGAATGTTTTGATTTAAAAGATTTGATTTATAAAAAACCCAATGAACTTTCAGGCGGAGAAAAACAAAGAGTTTCGATAGTCAGAGCTCTTTCCTGCAATCCTAAATATATTCTTGCGGATGAAATAACTTCTTCACTTGATTCGGATAGGTCAAATCAAGTTTATGAATATTTGCGTAAATACTTAAAAGAAAAAAGCGGAGTAGGAATTTTTGTTTCGCATGATCCTATTATAAAAAATTATGCGGATAAGATTTATAAAATGGTCAGCGGTTCATTGAATGAAGCTTCAGGGGAATAA
- the sppA gene encoding signal peptide peptidase SppA — MQENQEQRKGPSFFRALFRGINILRLIIINIIFFFFFFSFLGVMGTIPSNAKTITRVPSEAVLCINPSGILTEKEADIFSAGIPGIGKKSVILVSDLVKAIKNAAFDRRITSLYLDFSELAGLSSGHLSELGKALETFKNSGKKIYAYAVTYSIPSYFLASYADRIGIDPLGEISFAGFASRPVFFKGLEEKFGIKWNVIQAGAYKGMAETYSRDALSQNVRTNLKSMFDNLWDKYTSDIASNRNISPEKIKTFAEKNNSIIKKYNGNGAKAALEEGFITDIASVDEFAANIGFADSKTFSVNVNTIDYNSYNANFMELPSQNSIGIIHVNGAITSVSTGPIDEAAVSYKIVDLFDMAQDDPTVKAIVLRVNSGGGEVFASEEIRRAVERAKASGKPVVVSMGSVAASGAYWISSSADYIFASPYTITGSIGVLATAPSFKDAVKKHLGITSDLVYSGQKPSYSLLEDPSPEEKEVRQLEVMHIYKTFIETVARGRSLPENTVAELAGGRVYSGEQALNLKLVDALGSLDEAVKHAAELANIKEKYSVKEIKKPLPFTEAVMKGILEDLNASTLSQMNFADIKAFTEFLNLKSKKGIYVYSPEYLIWEN; from the coding sequence ATGCAGGAAAATCAAGAACAAAGAAAGGGCCCGAGTTTTTTTAGAGCGCTTTTTAGAGGAATAAATATTTTACGTCTGATAATAATAAACATCATTTTCTTCTTTTTCTTTTTTAGTTTTTTAGGAGTTATGGGAACAATCCCTTCTAATGCAAAAACCATTACCCGTGTGCCGAGCGAGGCCGTATTATGCATAAACCCTTCCGGTATTCTTACAGAAAAGGAAGCGGATATTTTTTCTGCCGGTATTCCCGGAATCGGTAAAAAATCAGTCATACTCGTTTCAGACCTTGTAAAGGCCATAAAAAACGCTGCATTTGATAGGCGCATAACAAGCCTTTACTTGGACTTTTCAGAGCTGGCAGGTCTTTCATCAGGACATTTAAGCGAGTTGGGAAAAGCTTTAGAAACTTTTAAAAACTCCGGTAAAAAGATATACGCCTATGCCGTAACCTATTCCATTCCGTCTTATTTTTTGGCATCCTATGCCGACCGCATCGGAATTGACCCCTTAGGAGAAATCTCCTTTGCAGGCTTTGCTTCCCGCCCGGTATTTTTTAAAGGGTTGGAAGAAAAATTCGGCATTAAGTGGAATGTAATACAGGCCGGGGCCTACAAGGGCATGGCCGAAACCTATTCCAGAGATGCTCTTTCTCAAAATGTAAGAACTAATCTAAAATCCATGTTCGATAACTTGTGGGATAAATACACCTCGGATATCGCCTCCAACAGAAATATATCTCCCGAAAAAATCAAAACCTTTGCCGAAAAAAATAATTCAATTATAAAAAAATATAACGGCAATGGAGCAAAAGCGGCTTTAGAAGAAGGCTTTATTACGGACATAGCCTCAGTTGATGAATTTGCTGCAAACATAGGCTTTGCCGACAGTAAAACCTTTTCGGTAAATGTAAACACAATAGACTATAATTCGTATAATGCAAATTTTATGGAATTGCCTTCTCAAAATTCGATAGGAATTATTCATGTAAACGGTGCAATTACTTCAGTAAGTACAGGTCCTATAGACGAGGCAGCTGTAAGCTACAAAATAGTCGATCTTTTTGATATGGCCCAAGATGACCCGACCGTAAAAGCCATTGTCTTGCGAGTCAATTCAGGCGGAGGAGAGGTATTTGCTTCCGAAGAAATCAGACGAGCTGTTGAAAGAGCCAAGGCCTCAGGAAAACCGGTTGTAGTTTCGATGGGTTCCGTTGCTGCCTCAGGCGCCTATTGGATTTCTTCTTCAGCCGATTATATTTTTGCAAGCCCCTACACAATTACGGGCTCAATCGGTGTATTGGCTACAGCCCCATCTTTTAAGGACGCCGTAAAAAAACACCTCGGCATAACAAGCGATTTGGTTTATTCCGGTCAAAAGCCTTCGTATTCCCTCTTAGAAGATCCATCGCCGGAAGAAAAAGAAGTGCGGCAGCTTGAAGTTATGCACATATATAAAACCTTTATCGAGACGGTAGCAAGAGGCAGAAGCCTTCCCGAAAACACCGTTGCAGAATTAGCCGGAGGACGAGTCTATTCGGGTGAGCAAGCCTTAAATTTAAAATTGGTAGATGCTCTCGGCTCCTTGGATGAAGCAGTAAAACATGCAGCAGAACTTGCAAACATAAAAGAGAAATATTCCGTAAAGGAAATAAAAAAGCCCCTGCCTTTTACTGAAGCCGTAATGAAAGGCATTTTAGAAGATCTTAACGCTTCAACACTTTCGCAGATGAATTTTGCAGACATCAAGGCCTTCACGGAATTTTTAAATTTAAAATCAAAAAAAGGCATCTATGTTTACAGTCCCGAATACCTCATTTGGGAAAACTAA